From one Cupriavidus oxalaticus genomic stretch:
- a CDS encoding lecithin retinol acyltransferase family protein: protein MSDDLPIGHAPRITAIAADIPLGAHLKTDRRGYVHHGIYVGNGEVVHYVGFKSFLRCGPVEKTSLAGFADGHGFRVEPATQARYIEAEIVRRATARLGEDDYRILTNNCEHFCRWCLSGESRSEQVEALLNHPWRALQAIVGVLCSAAGILGQDLAARVTA from the coding sequence TCGCGGCGGACATCCCACTTGGCGCACATCTGAAGACGGACCGCCGTGGCTATGTCCATCACGGCATCTATGTCGGCAACGGCGAGGTGGTGCACTATGTCGGATTCAAAAGCTTCCTGCGTTGCGGCCCGGTGGAAAAGACGTCCCTCGCCGGCTTTGCCGACGGCCACGGCTTTCGCGTCGAGCCGGCCACGCAAGCCAGGTACATCGAGGCGGAGATCGTACGGCGCGCGACTGCGCGGCTCGGGGAGGACGATTACCGCATTCTCACCAACAACTGCGAGCACTTCTGCAGGTGGTGCCTGTCTGGCGAGAGCCGCAGCGAGCAGGTGGAGGCGCTGCTGAATCACCCGTGGCGCGCGCTGCAGGCTATCGTGGGCGTACTTTGTAGCGCGGCAGGTATCCTGGGTCAGGATCTGGCCGCACGCGTGACAGCCTAG